Proteins from a single region of Segatella copri:
- a CDS encoding DNA cytosine methyltransferase: MKEIKSHKRRGKLPKIEVVDLFCGIGGLSFGMKSKGFSILAGFDLDATCKYAYETNNEAKFNYKDIKEVHGIDINKYYSKKSIKVLAGCAPCQPFSSYAFKNKEKDPNKYDLLYEFGRLVKEVQPDIITMENVPSLLTFNEKDVFGDFVHTLKEAKYNVSYHVVYCPDYGIPQTRKRLVLLASRLGPIDLIKETCTPDNYKTVRDTIGNLPPLKAGEASSTDSLHRCCFLSEKNLQRIKATPAGGSWKDWPSELVLECHKRKGGKSFGSVYGRMRWDKPSPTMTTQCTGLGNGRFGHPDQDRAISVREAALLQTFPRSYAFFDNEDSISIGVASRYIGNAVPPRLGEVIAESIIQHIRNTPNER; this comes from the coding sequence ATGAAAGAAATTAAATCACATAAACGAAGAGGAAAACTGCCAAAAATAGAGGTGGTTGATTTGTTTTGTGGTATTGGTGGGTTGAGTTTTGGAATGAAATCTAAGGGCTTTTCCATTCTTGCTGGATTTGATTTAGATGCAACTTGTAAATATGCATATGAAACTAACAACGAAGCCAAATTCAATTATAAGGATATCAAGGAGGTTCATGGAATAGATATAAACAAATACTATTCAAAGAAATCCATCAAGGTGTTGGCTGGTTGTGCACCATGTCAGCCGTTTTCTTCTTATGCATTCAAAAACAAAGAGAAAGATCCGAATAAGTATGATTTACTATACGAATTCGGTAGATTGGTGAAGGAAGTTCAGCCAGATATTATAACAATGGAAAATGTACCATCCCTTCTTACTTTTAATGAGAAAGATGTTTTTGGCGATTTTGTACATACGCTAAAAGAAGCAAAATATAACGTTTCGTATCATGTAGTATATTGCCCAGATTATGGTATTCCTCAGACGCGAAAGAGGTTGGTTTTATTGGCATCTCGGCTAGGTCCTATAGATTTGATTAAGGAAACTTGTACCCCCGATAATTATAAAACAGTACGAGATACTATTGGAAACTTGCCTCCTTTAAAAGCTGGCGAGGCTAGCTCCACTGACTCCCTACACAGATGTTGTTTCCTATCAGAAAAGAATTTGCAGCGCATCAAGGCGACTCCAGCAGGAGGTAGTTGGAAAGACTGGCCATCAGAGCTGGTTTTGGAATGTCATAAAAGAAAGGGTGGAAAAAGTTTTGGTAGTGTATATGGAAGAATGCGATGGGACAAGCCTAGTCCTACCATGACCACGCAATGTACGGGTTTGGGAAATGGAAGATTCGGTCATCCCGACCAAGATAGGGCTATTTCTGTTAGAGAAGCGGCACTGTTGCAAACCTTCCCTCGTTCTTATGCCTTCTTTGACAACGAGGATTCAATATCTATTGGTGTAGCCTCTAGATACATCGGGAATGCTGTACCTCCCAGACTTGGGGAAGTAATTGCAGAAAGTATTATTCAACATATTAGAAATACGCCAAATGAAAGATAA
- a CDS encoding ATP-binding protein, which produces MKDKNQTLKWRFDVSTFRLIGRELITDRVTALFELVKNCYDANACQVTVRFTNVGADKQNAVIEIIDDGCGMSFEDIRDKWMVIGTSSKRKNPYSPEPFHRRCVGEKGIGRFAVDKLGDKTRIITKTAGEKEWLNVVIDWSFYEHNDTNDILLFTDIENDYQYSPADKLSESGTKLVISAIREYWTKSEIEQLIRQISKIRSPFVNKNDEFQVRVVADEFGINQNAIHTIEETDIATASFTIDFNEKNNTQESIFFDKKSSSFKSRNIPIDKDFGGIKMRVYFFDGPARAKYRKAYPNDSIDGFKVYRDGIITTPFAEANKDQDKKRDILGIDKRVWQDIFNRISTREFLGSIELTRDGNPNIIDATNRQDFVDNEAYRKFKDFIVLQLNALQAYKETMRKKQKEEVSTELNSASENINQFITTISDFAQQNSSLKPTVDILIKQAKKTGQSVKNAIKEQKKVEEDFTRKENIYMSIMSLQDYAIQIAHAVRTTLNQMKDRIEFFYRYYPDPEEEELFKLYAKEMFQKYKVLNRVIDFMLSYSQSNLNPEEIVLKEIFEEILNDYSHIFDQENIKVDSSFPVQLKLTINKQFFRDILQNLIDNSIKAMANAKTKILKVSYEALSNNLVIKVSDTGVGIPVERREQVFALYYTTTQDKGGAGVGLYIVKTRVESLKGTVSIEDSEFGEIGTTVKIVIPFKH; this is translated from the coding sequence ATGAAAGATAAAAATCAAACCTTAAAATGGCGATTTGATGTTTCGACTTTTCGCTTGATAGGTCGTGAGCTCATTACAGATAGAGTCACGGCTCTATTCGAATTGGTGAAAAATTGCTATGATGCCAATGCATGTCAGGTTACTGTTCGATTCACAAATGTGGGGGCTGACAAACAAAATGCTGTCATAGAAATTATCGACGATGGCTGTGGCATGTCTTTTGAAGATATCAGGGACAAATGGATGGTTATTGGAACGTCATCTAAACGTAAAAATCCCTATTCTCCAGAACCTTTTCACCGAAGATGCGTAGGCGAAAAAGGAATTGGACGGTTTGCTGTTGATAAGCTAGGTGACAAGACTCGCATTATTACCAAAACAGCGGGTGAAAAGGAATGGCTGAATGTTGTAATTGATTGGTCTTTCTACGAACATAATGATACCAATGACATACTGCTGTTTACTGATATTGAAAACGATTACCAATATTCTCCCGCAGACAAACTCTCAGAATCGGGTACAAAGTTGGTTATCTCGGCTATCAGAGAGTATTGGACCAAAAGCGAAATAGAACAACTCATTCGTCAGATATCGAAGATCAGATCTCCTTTTGTTAATAAAAATGATGAATTTCAAGTTCGTGTGGTAGCCGATGAATTCGGAATCAATCAAAATGCAATTCATACAATTGAGGAGACAGATATAGCGACAGCTTCATTTACAATCGATTTTAACGAAAAGAACAACACTCAGGAAAGTATATTTTTTGATAAAAAAAGTAGTTCTTTTAAATCTCGAAATATACCCATAGATAAAGACTTTGGTGGAATCAAAATGAGAGTATATTTCTTTGATGGACCTGCTCGTGCCAAATATCGCAAAGCATACCCCAACGATTCGATAGATGGTTTCAAAGTCTATAGAGATGGCATCATCACCACACCATTTGCCGAGGCAAACAAGGATCAAGATAAAAAAAGAGATATCTTAGGAATTGACAAGCGTGTGTGGCAAGATATTTTCAACAGAATAAGTACGCGTGAATTTCTTGGCTCCATCGAATTGACTCGTGATGGAAACCCAAATATTATTGATGCTACCAACAGACAAGATTTTGTTGATAATGAGGCTTATCGTAAATTCAAGGACTTTATCGTACTTCAGCTAAATGCATTACAAGCCTATAAAGAGACCATGCGTAAGAAACAGAAAGAAGAAGTTTCTACTGAGCTAAATTCTGCATCTGAAAATATAAACCAATTCATCACTACGATTTCCGACTTTGCACAGCAGAACTCCAGTTTAAAGCCCACGGTTGATATTCTTATCAAACAAGCAAAAAAGACTGGGCAGTCAGTAAAAAATGCAATCAAGGAACAGAAGAAGGTAGAAGAGGACTTTACGCGTAAAGAGAATATCTATATGAGCATCATGTCACTGCAAGACTATGCCATACAGATTGCACATGCCGTTCGTACCACTTTAAATCAGATGAAGGATAGAATTGAATTTTTCTATCGTTATTACCCTGATCCAGAAGAAGAAGAACTTTTCAAATTATACGCAAAAGAAATGTTCCAAAAATACAAGGTGCTGAACCGGGTGATTGACTTTATGCTGAGTTACTCGCAGTCCAATCTGAATCCTGAAGAAATTGTTTTAAAGGAGATTTTCGAAGAAATTTTGAATGACTACAGCCATATATTTGATCAAGAAAACATCAAGGTTGATAGTTCTTTCCCTGTTCAACTCAAGTTGACAATTAATAAGCAGTTCTTTAGAGACATCCTTCAAAATCTGATTGACAATTCGATTAAGGCAATGGCAAATGCCAAAACCAAGATCCTAAAGGTGTCCTATGAAGCACTCTCCAATAATCTTGTCATTAAGGTTTCGGATACTGGGG